One region of Wyeomyia smithii strain HCP4-BCI-WySm-NY-G18 chromosome 3, ASM2978416v1, whole genome shotgun sequence genomic DNA includes:
- the LOC129729701 gene encoding uncharacterized protein LOC129729701, whose product MQLLFLSLVLATFSLAQVHCDVSHVLREIVVEEDITTLPPPPRPYAFSYVAGRSPGHVDRTHSESSDGSGTVQGSFSYVDPRNQVRTVEYVADAHGFYPRLSHPPKYPKQTAAVEKAAQKHLALYAKIAEERANPHYHQEPTLPQDTVAVSKAKDRHFSLYEKIAQEHARIAAEREAERLAFEATSEINELH is encoded by the exons ATGCAGTTGCTGTTTTTAAGCCTC GTTTTAGCGACATTCTCGCTGGCGCAGGTGCACTGCGATGTGTCTCATGTGCTTAGAGAAATTGTGGTTGAAGAGGATATCACTACACTTCCGCCTCCTCCTAGACCCTACGCTTTCAGTTATGTAGCAGGTCGTTCTCCGGGACACGTAGATCGTACACACAGCGAGTCATCGGATGGCAGCGGCACTGTTCAAGGCTCATTTTCCTACGTAGATCCCAGGAATCAAGTGCGAACCGTCGAGTACGTTGCAGATGCCCATGGATTTTATCCGCGATTAAGTCATCCTCCAAAATATCCTAAGCAGACTGCGGCTGTTGAAAAAGCAGCTCAAAAACATTTAGCGTTATATGCCAAAATCGCAGAAGAACGAGCCAATCCACATTATCATCAG GAACCAACACTACCACAGGATACGGTAGCTGTATCTAAGGCAAAGGATAGACATTTTTCTCTTTATGAGAAAATCGCTCAAGAACACGCCAGAATAGCAGCAGAACGTGAAGCAGAACGACTTGCATTTGAGGCGACATCAGAAATCAACGAACTGCATTAA